The sequence CGGCCATTTCGTTCATCGGTAAACTGTTTATAGGCATCCGCCCCCACTTTACTTGCAGCCGCGTGCGTTTTTGAATGATCAAAGGGCACATATTCACTACTGCTGGAAATCTTCACAGAACTGGAGGAAGACTTAGCACTGGAACTAGAAGCAACAGAAGAACTGCTCTTAGCAGTGCTAGAAGAGGACTTTGCGCTAGAGCTAGAGGCAACAGAGGAGCTGCTCTTAGCCGAGCTACTGGATCCTTCGCTTGATGAGCTCAGGATGACGCTGGAAGAAACCTTCACGCTGCTAGAGGATTCCTTAACAGAGCTGGAGCTGCTCCTGGCTTCGCTGGAGGAAGAAGATTCGTCCTTCTTGACGATCCAGCCCCACTTGTTCAGTTCGGCGTCGTGGATGCAGACCAGCTCCACGTTGCTGTCGTAATTGTAAGAAAGCTTGCCTTCGCGGTTTTCGTCACACTTGCAGCTCAAGGCATCAGCCAAGGTGTAAATATCGCAGACGTATTTGCTCTGCGAGCTGGAGGATTCCTTAGCAGAGCTGGAAGATTCCTTATCGCTAGAGGAGCCATTCTTGGTGCTAGAGGAGGATTTTTCCTCGTCAGCAACGCTGCTAGAGGAATCGTCGTCCCTAGCGCTGGAGCCGTTATCGCCACCGCAGGCCACGAACATGACTGCTGCGATAGACAACATCGCTAGATTCTTGAATATATTCATATGTTCTCCTAATTTATTCCCTTTTTTCAAAAAAAATATAGTCAAAAACGCAGATTGTCATAATCTGACTTTTGCAATTTGTATATTTATCCCAGCCGGAAACGCCGGTTTTTATTACATCCCCCGACAGGGGCCCGCGAGTTTCCTCGCATCATGGGAAATGCGTTCCTCGGAGTTTCCGATGGAAAATCAACTTGAAAAAACGCCCGAAAAGGGTGAAATCATCGCCTACCACACCGATGGCGAGTTGCATCTTGATGTCCGTCTCGAAAACGAAACCGTCTGGCTGACGCAGGTTCAAATTGCAGAGCTATTTGGCACAAAACGACCCGCAATTACAAAACACTTAAAAAACATCTACGCATCTCAGGAACTAGATGAACATAGCACATGTTCCGTTTTGGAACATATGGGTAATGCAAGCCAACAGGTTTACGAAACGAAATACTACAATCTTGATGCGATATTATCCGTTGGATATAGGGTAAATAGCAAAAATGCAACCCTTTTTCGTCGCTGGGCAAACCAAGTCCTTAAGGACCACCTTCTCAAAGGCTACAGCATCAACCAGCGTTTGATGCTTTCCGAGCAACGCATTGACCAGCAGCTAGTCAATCACGAGAACCATCTACAATCTCATGACAATCGGCTTGATGCTCTCGAAAAGCAAGTAGATTTCTTTGTCAAGCTAAACACGCCTCCCACAGAAGGCGCAATTCCTGCGAAATCCTGGTGGAGCGGCTACGAATTCGCAGCCCAGCTCGTCCGTTCAGCAAAACAAGAAATCATTATCATCGATCCCTATGCAGACGACAGGACTCTACGACTCCTGGCAAAAAAGTCTGCAGGAGTAAAGGGATTTGTCTATTCTGCACGAGTCACCCGCACAATGAAAGAAGAAGAGAATCTATTAAACCGTCAAAACCCCACCGTACAGGTCCTGAATATTCGTGATGTACACGACCGTTTTATCATCGTAGATGAAACAGTCTATCATGTAGGTGCGTCCATCAACGACTTGGGCAAGCAACTGACGGCTTTTTCTGTTTTAGAGTTTTTGACGAAAGAACAATTATTGGAGATGATAAAATAGACTTGAGAAGCCCCACCCCCAACGCGTTTTTATTTCTTCAAATTCTTCTTCGCCATTACACGCAGTTCCACCATTTGCCTGCGCCAGACATCGGCGTCGATGGCGGGGAAACCTGCTACGGTGCGGCCTGCGGGAACGCTCTTGGTGACGCCGGCTTTTGCGGTGACGATGGCGCCGCGGCCAATGGTGAGGTGACCTGCTGCCTTTGCGCCGCCTGCGATGTTCACGTCATCTTCCACGACGGTGGTGCCGCCTAGAGCGGTTTGTGCGGCCATGTAAATGTTATTGCCCAGAACGCAGTTGTGGCCGATCTGGACCATGGCATCAAAGTGGCTGTCGTTCCCGATGGTGGTGGGAGAAATAAAACCTGCGGCCACCACGGTATTTGCGCCGAAGCTGCAGTTATTGCCGATACGGACTCCGGCCAAGTGAGGAACCATGCGGCGCTTGCCCTGGAATTCGTAAAAACCGAAACCGCGGCTACCTACCACAACTCCCGCCTGAAAAATGCAGTTTTCCCCGATGACCACATTGGGGTATACGACCACGTTGGCTTCCAGACGGCAGTGGGCACCAATGACAGCGCCGGGCATTACTACACAGCCTGGGCCTATTTCTGCGGAAGGGTCAATCTGCGCAACAGGTGCGCCCGAGGCGTCCCGGGGCATATCCACCAGACGGGAGCCGTACTTTTCCAGAAAGCAGACCATGGCGTGATATGGATTTTCCACAGGAACCAGGCAGCGAACCTTGGGGAAAATCCTGCGGAGGTCAGATGCAGAACCATCCTGCGACGCGATACCCTGAGGAACAAACAGCACGCCAGCCTGACATTTTTCCAAATCCAAGACGGAAAACCCAGCTGCGCCAGTAATACTTTTAGCATTGCCTGTCCAAAAGCTAATATCCGTGGGGCACGCCTTTTCCAGCGAGGCAAAGCCGCGGATTTCCACCCCCTCAATAATTACCGGATTCATTACTTACCCAGGGCCAAAATCTGAATATTGCAGGCATATTCAATATTCACCTGCCTGGATATCTTGCCGCTCAGGTCTTCCCCATCCAGCTGCAGGAATTCATCTTCTGCAAATTCAAAACGGATGGATTTAG is a genomic window of Fibrobacter sp. UWR4 containing:
- a CDS encoding DapH/DapD/GlmU-related protein, which encodes MNPVIIEGVEIRGFASLEKACPTDISFWTGNAKSITGAAGFSVLDLEKCQAGVLFVPQGIASQDGSASDLRRIFPKVRCLVPVENPYHAMVCFLEKYGSRLVDMPRDASGAPVAQIDPSAEIGPGCVVMPGAVIGAHCRLEANVVVYPNVVIGENCIFQAGVVVGSRGFGFYEFQGKRRMVPHLAGVRIGNNCSFGANTVVAAGFISPTTIGNDSHFDAMVQIGHNCVLGNNIYMAAQTALGGTTVVEDDVNIAGGAKAAGHLTIGRGAIVTAKAGVTKSVPAGRTVAGFPAIDADVWRRQMVELRVMAKKNLKK
- the rhuM gene encoding RhuM family protein, whose product is MENQLEKTPEKGEIIAYHTDGELHLDVRLENETVWLTQVQIAELFGTKRPAITKHLKNIYASQELDEHSTCSVLEHMGNASQQVYETKYYNLDAILSVGYRVNSKNATLFRRWANQVLKDHLLKGYSINQRLMLSEQRIDQQLVNHENHLQSHDNRLDALEKQVDFFVKLNTPPTEGAIPAKSWWSGYEFAAQLVRSAKQEIIIIDPYADDRTLRLLAKKSAGVKGFVYSARVTRTMKEEENLLNRQNPTVQVLNIRDVHDRFIIVDETVYHVGASINDLGKQLTAFSVLEFLTKEQLLEMIK